One window of Cervus elaphus chromosome 2, mCerEla1.1, whole genome shotgun sequence genomic DNA carries:
- the LOC122705209 gene encoding olfactory receptor 8D1-like: MDTRNHSLVTEFILEGLTDQPGLQLPLFFLFLLIHMVSVVGNLGLVILIRISSQLHMPMYYFLSNLSFIDLCYSSVIIPKMLVNFVSEKNFTSFPECMAQLFFFCFFIINDSYMLAAMAFDRYVAICNPLLYTVTMSHRVCFLLVTGVYILGAAGALIHTSFISSRSFCGTNVIHHYFCDILPLLNISCSRDYTKELSVMILVGFNAFVCAVAIFMSYAFILRSILHIHSAEGRSKAFSTCSSHLAAVGVFYGSIIFMYFKPSTSDTIQETVASVFYATVIPMLNPLIYGLRNKDVKESIKKVLKGGILPRSV, encoded by the coding sequence atggatacaAGAAATCATTCTTTGGTAACTGAGTTCATCCTTGAGGGGTTAACAGATCAGCCAGGACTCCagctccctctcttcttcctgtttCTATTGATCCACATGGTCTCCGTGGTGGGCAACCTGGGCTTGGTCATTTTAATCAGGATCAGTTCTCAGCTTCACATGCCCATGTATTATTTTCTCAGTAATTTGTCCTTCATAGATCTCTGCTACTCCTCGGTCATAATTCCAAAGATGCTGGTAAACTTCGTGTCAGAGAAGAACTTCACTTCCTTTCCTGAGTGCATGGCCCAgctctttttcttctgcttcttcattATTAATGACTCCTACATGCTGGCAGCCATGGCATTTGATCGTTATGTTGCCATCTGTAACCCCTTGCTCTACACTGTTACCATGTCCCACAGAGTCTGTTTCCTACTGGTCACCGGTGTGTACATACTGGGGGCTGCTGGAGCCTTGATTCACACCAGCTTCATATCTAGCCGCTCCTTCTGTGGCACTAATGTCATCCACCATTACTTCTGTGACATCCTTCCTCTTCTGAATATATCTTGTTCAAGAGACTACACCAAGGAACTTTCAGTGATGATTTTGGTTGGATTCAATGCCTTTGTATGCGCTGTAGCCATCTTCATGTCTTATGCTTTCATCCTTCGCAGCATCTTGCACATCCACTCAGCTGAAGGCAGATCTAAAGCTTTCAGTACCTGTAGCTCCCACCTTGCAGCTGTTGGGGTTTTCTATGGCTCCATCATCTTCATGTATTTTAAACCATCTACCAGTGACACAATACAGGAGACGGTGGCCTCTGTGTTTTATGCCACAGTGATTCCCATGCTTAACCCCCTTATCTATGGCCTTAGGAACAAGGATGTCAAAGAATCCATTAAAAAAGTTCTGAAGGGTGGGATACTTCCCAGGTCTGTGTAG
- the LOC122705218 gene encoding olfactory receptor 8G1-like, translating to MAAENHSSVTEFILAGLTEHPQIHLPLFLLFLVIYVVTVLGNLGMITLIGLSSHLHTPMYYFLSNLSFIDLCQSTVITPRMLVNFVTEKNIISYPECMTQLYFFLLFIISEGYLLAAMAYDRYVAICSPLLYNITMSHQACFSLLCGAYMIGLVCAFSHTGCMLRVHFCKLDVINHYFCDLLPLLKLSCSSTYVNELLVLCFGALNIFAPILTILSSYIFIISNILHIRSLEGRSKAFSTCSSHISVVATLYGSAAFMYLQPSSVSSMDQGKVSSVFYTIVVPMLNPLIYSLRNKDVNVALKKMLKRIFL from the coding sequence ATGGCAGCAGAAAATCACTCCTCAGTGACTGAGTTCATCCTCGCTGGGCTCACAGAACATCCACAAATCCACCtgccccttttccttctcttcctggtaATCTATGTGGTCACAGTGTTGGGGAATCTGGGCATGATCACACTGATTGGGCTCAGTTCTCAcctgcacacccccatgtactattTCCTCAGTAACTTGTCTTTTATTGACCTCTGTCAGTCCACTGTCATTACCCCCAGAATGCTGGTGAACTTTGTGACAGAGAAGAACATAATCTCCTACCCTGAATGCATGACTCAGCtctacttctttcttctttttatcattTCAGAGGGTTACCTGTTGGCTGCAATGGCATATGATCGCTATGTTGCCATCTGTAGCCCCTTGCTGTATAATATTACCATGTCCCATCAGGCCTGTTTCTCCCTCCTTTGTGGAGCGTATATGATCGGACTGGTATGTGCATTCTCTCACACAGGCTGCATGCTTAGGGTTCATTTCTGCAAATTAGATGTGATCAACCATTATTTCTGTGATCTTCTGCCCCTCCTAAAGCTCTCCTGCTCTAGCACCTATGTCAATGAATTACTGGTTCTATGTTTTGGTGCACTTAACATCTTTGCCCCCATCCTGACCATCCTCAGCTCCTACATCTTCATCATCTCCAACATCCTCCACATTCGTTCCTTGGAGGGTAGGTCCAAAGCCTTCAGCACATGCAGCTCCCACATCTCAGTTGTCGCTACTTTGTATGGATCTGCAGCATTTATGTACCTGCAGCCATCATCtgtgagctccatggaccaagggAAAGTGTCCTCTGTGTTTTATACTATTGTTGTGCCCATGCTGAATCCCCTGATCTACAGCCTCAGGAATAAAGATGTTAATGTTGCCCTGAAGAAAATGCTTAAGAGAATATTTTTGTGA
- the LOC122705229 gene encoding putative olfactory receptor 8G3 pseudogene: MDPRNHSLLTEFILTGLTEQPQLQLRLFLLFLGIYVVMVMGNLGMITLIGLSSHLHTPMYYFLSDLSFIDLCQSTVITPKMLVNFVTEKNIFFYPECMTQLYFFLLFTIAESCMLAEMVYDCYAAICKCLLYNAIMSYYRCFQLTAAVYILCIIHLTFHTCLMLRLYFCKANVINHYFCDVFPLLELSCSSIYFKESLALVCSSFKVLIPALTILISYIFILYKIFHIHSIEGRSKAFSTCSSHIFAVAVIYGSAAFMYLQPSSVSPMNQGKLSSVFYTCIVPMLNPLTYTLQDRDVKLAQKKILESGKCR; encoded by the coding sequence ATGGACCCTCGAAATCACTCCTTACTGACTGAGTTCATCCTCACTGGGCTCACAGAACAGCCACAACTCCAGCTgcgccttttcctcctcttcctagGAATCTATGTGGTCATGGTGATGGGGAACCTAGGCATGATCACACTGATTGGACTCAGTTCTCAcctgcacacccccatgtactattTCCTCAGTGATTTGTCCTTTATTGATCTCTGTCAGTCCACTGTCATTACCCCCAAAATGCTGGTGAACTTTGTGACagagaaaaatatcttcttttacCCTGAATGTATGACTCAGCtctacttctttcttctttttactatTGCAGAGAGTTGTATGTTGGCTGAAATGGTATATGACTGCTATGCTGCCATCTGTAAGTGCTTGCTTTATAATGCCATCATGTCTTATTATAGGTGCTTCCAGCTCACAGCAGCAGTTTACATCTTGTGCATCATTCATTTGACATTCCATACTTGCCTTATGTTGAGACTTTATTTCTGCAAGGCCAATGTGATTAACCATTATTTCTGTGATGTTTTTCCACTCCTGGAGCTATCCTGTTCTAGCATCTATTTCAAAGAATCATTGGCTCTAGTCTGTAGCTCTTTCAAAGTTCTGATTCCTGCCTTAACTATTCTTATCTCCTATATCTTCATCCTCTACAAAATCTTCCACATCCACTCCATAGAGGGCAGGTCCAAAGCCTTCAGCACCTGCAGTTCCCACATCTTCGCTGTTGCTGTTATCTATGGATCTGCAGCATTCATGTACCTGCAGCCATCATCTGTGAGTCCTATGAACCAAGGGAAATTGTCCTCTGTGTTTTATACCTGCATTGTGCCCATGCTGAATCCTCTGACCTACACTCTGCAAGATAGGGATGTCAAATTGGCCCAgaagaaaattctggaaagtgGAAAATGTAGATGA